The genomic region CGCGGCCCGACAGCAATGTGATGGCGATGTATGGCTACCTGATCCAGCAACTGAACGCATTCGATCTGGCTTACCTGCACTTCGTTGAAGGCGCGACCGCCACCTCGCGTGAAGTGCCGGAAGGCGTGGACATGGACGCATTGAGCGCGCAGTTCAACGGGCCCTTCATCGGCAACAACAACTACGACCTGGACATGGCTATCGAGCGCCGCGCCCAAGGCAAGATCGACGCCGTAGCGTTTGGTCGCCTGTTTATCTCCAACCCGGACCTGGTTGAGCGCTTGCGTCGTGGGGCCGAACTGACCATCGCACCGCGCGAGTCGTATTACGGCGGCGGCGCCAAAGGCTACACCGACTGGCCTGTCGGCAACTACTGATCCGCTTATATCCGCGATAACCCCAAAAACTGCCCGCACAGACGGGCAGTCACCAACGAGAGGAACGCCCATGAACTATCTGCAGAATAAAACCGCGATCATCACTGGCGCATCGTCCGGCCTGGGTGCTGCATCGGCACGTGCCTTGTCCGAGAAAGGCGTTCGAATTGTCGCAGCAGCCCTGGACCAGCAAGGCCTGGACGCCATCGTCAGCGAACTGAAAGGAAAGGGCGGTGAAGCGGTAGGTCGCGTCAGCGACGTTACCAACCCTGAGGATATGAAAGCGCTCGCGCAATTCGCCCAAGACTCTTTCGGTTCGGTGGATATCCTGATCAACAACGCAGGCTTGATGCTGTTTTCCAACTGGGTTGACCTGGCCACCGATGATTGGGAAAAGATGATCAACGTGAACATCAAAGGCTACCTGCATGGTATCGCGGCGGTGTTGCCGTTCATGCTGAAACAGAAGTCTGGCCAGATCCTGAATATGGATTCGGTCGCCGGTCACCAAGTCGGGCCTGCTGCGGGTATCTACAGCGCCACCAAGTTCTTCGTTCAGGCTATGACTGAGTCGATGCGCAAAGAGCTGGGCGTGCAGCATGGCATCCGTGTCAACACGGTCAGCCCGGGTGTGATCAACACCGGTTGGGCCGATAAAGTCACCGACCCGGCTGGCCGTAAAGCGGCTCAAGAGCTGAATAAAATCGCTATTTCGCCGGACGATATCGGTCGCGCAGTGGTGTACGCACTGAATCAGCCTGAAAACGTCACCGTCAACGACCTGATCATTTCGCCGACCCGCCAGGATTGGTAAGTCATAAGCGTTGAAATCACCCAGCCCAGGCACCGGCGCAACGCCGTGTGCCTGGGCGCTATAGGATCCGTCCTGTGCTCCCGAGTAAAAGCACTGAGACCCTTCAATGTTCAATGACATTCGTATTTTGATTGTCGACGGTGGCGCTGGCGAAGAGCCTGCGTGACGCTGGAAGGATGGTTGGCGCGGGCGTTCTAT from Pseudomonas tensinigenes harbors:
- a CDS encoding SDR family oxidoreductase translates to MNYLQNKTAIITGASSGLGAASARALSEKGVRIVAAALDQQGLDAIVSELKGKGGEAVGRVSDVTNPEDMKALAQFAQDSFGSVDILINNAGLMLFSNWVDLATDDWEKMINVNIKGYLHGIAAVLPFMLKQKSGQILNMDSVAGHQVGPAAGIYSATKFFVQAMTESMRKELGVQHGIRVNTVSPGVINTGWADKVTDPAGRKAAQELNKIAISPDDIGRAVVYALNQPENVTVNDLIISPTRQDW